The genomic DNA agcaggcccGGCTGAAGCCCCGGCTGCGCCGCGACATGTACGAGAAGATGGTGGCGGTGGAGCCGGGGGCGCCCACGCCCGAGGAGCGGGCCCAGCGCGCCGTGCTCAAGCCCCGCTACATGCAGTGGAGGGAGTCGCTGAGCTCCAGCGCCACGCTGGGCTTCCGCATCGAGGGCATCAAGGTGGGGGccacgggctggggggggagcaggcctggctgggggggtcccatcgggctggggcggagcaggcctggctggggggggtcccatcgggctgggggggagcaggcctggctggggggggtcccatcgggctggggcggagcaggcctggctgggggggtcccatcgggctgggggggagcaggcctggctgggggggtcccatcgggctgggggggagcaggcctGGCTTGGGGGGGTCCCATCGCGCTGGGGCGGAgcaggcctggcgggggggggtcccatcgggctggggcggagcaggcctggctggggggggtcccatcgggctgggggggagcaggcctggctggggggggtcccatcgggctggggcggagcaggcctggctggggggggtcccagcgggctgggggggagcaggcctggctggggggggtcccatcgggctgggggggagcaggcctggctggggggggtcccatcgggctgggggggagcaggcctggctggggaggtCCCATCGCgctggggtggagcaggcctggctggagcagggtatctggctctggggaggggagctcaCGTCTGTGGGGAGCGGGTCTGACGGGGGCACGTGCGTCCCGCTCGGCCTCCCAGGCCCGGCCTGACGGGTCTCTGTGTCCCCAGAAAGCCGACGGCACCTGCAGCACCAACTTCAAGAAGACGCGGCTGCCCGAGCAGGTGGTGCAGGCGCTGGGCGACTTCGTGGACGGCGACAGAACCATCCTGGTGAGGGGCTGGGCTCCCCGGTGGTGCCGCTGGCCGTGGCCGGGGGGAATCGCCCAGGGCTTGGGCTTTTCGCTGccgacatgcagccacctctggggcacgGCCCAGCGGCTGCTAGTATCTGTGAGACTTTCGTTTCAACTAGCGTgcggcagcacagcgccccctagtgctgtcctagccccgcctcctgccccacagcgcccccctggGGCCAGCACCAACttccaggggagagcgccccctactgagcgcccgccccacagcgccccctagcgccagccctggggccagcaccaactgccaggggagagcgccccctgctgagccccggctccctgccccacagcaccccctagcaccagccctgctggccaggggagagcgccccttGCTGAGCCCCGGCTCCCTGCCACCCAGCACCACCATGGGgctagccctgcctgccaggggagcgcgccccccctgctgccccctggctccctgccccacagcgccccctagcgccagccctgcctgccaggggaggaCGCCCCCTGTTGAATCGCTGGGGCCAGTACTTGCAGATCGGGGCAGCCGCGTTCCCCTCCCTGCCAGGGCCCAGACGGGCTGGGCCTGGCTAGTGCTCGGGGCAGCTGGGCGGGTCCCGCCGCGCCATCGCCCCCTGCTGGCCTCCCGCCGCGCCCTCGccctcacctgcccccctcccctcttcctccccagaCACACTACCTGGGCCGCTTGAAGGAGCTGCGGGCGGCGCTGGAGCAGTCCGAGTTCTTCACGACCCACGAGGTAGGTtctgggcgtggggctgggggaggcgctCCCTGCCGAGTGCCCCTCACCCTGGGGATCTGGGCACACGCGCCCGGATGCAGGGTCTGttctcctgcccactggcagccccagggaaggaacccaggagtcctggctcccagccccgccccgctctgaGCTCCGTTTGCCCCCCAACAGGTGGTGGGGAGCTCTCTGCTTTTCGTCCATGACCGGACGGGGCTGGCCAAGGTCTGGATGATCGACTTCGGCAAGACGGTGCCGCTGGCCGGGGGGCAGACACTGACGCATCGGCTGCCGTGGGTGGAGGGGAACCGGGAGGACGGCTACCTCTGGGGGCTGGACAATCTCATCGCCCTCTTCAGCACCATGGCGCAGGACTGAGCCGGGacccccagccccggctctggGCAATAGCCGGGCACTGCCGTGCGGTGCCCTCCCTGCCTCTTATTTATACAGCCAGATATGCTACAGCCCGTCCGCCCGGGCCGGCTTCCAGCGGCTCGCACGGCCCCGCGCCGGGGCCAGGATGGGGCAGCGCCTGGCCCGTCACACAGACGTCAGGGCACCCGGTTTACACCAGCTAACGGGAAGGGGCGAGAACTGGTCCCGTCTCGGAGCGGAGCCACTTCCCGCTCAGCTGTTCGTTCCCCGGCCCAGCCCGAGGGAGAGCGAGGCCGGGGGAACCCTGGGAAGGCCGAGATTGGCCCCCGGCGCTGGAGCTTCGGGGCGCTCGACGGGAGACCCCAGCGTTTCGGGGGGCACTGGCTCAGCGATCCTGCACTCCAGGCCCTGGCAGTGACGCCGGCTGGAACCGAACGGGGCCCGGATCCTCTGGGCCCCTCTCCTGTTCACGGCCCATTTTCCTTCAgctgggtcggggggggggaggcctcccagccccacttcctgcccctgctgGTATCAGAGCCAGCCCCACCAGCGGGCTGCTCCAGAGGACCTGGTCTGCAGGAAGCTGCCCGTGGGCGGAGCAGCAGCTCCACGTTACCGATTCATGGGATGGTAAATTCAAGACACTTGCAAAGACTTTTTGGCAATAGCGACTGGGCCCTGGTGTGGTGGGCGGCTGTGGGCTCTGGCGCGACCCTCCCGGGCGGCAGGTcgccccccagctgcagggttCTCGgcccttcccctgaagcatctgtGGCCCTGCTGGAGGGGCGGATGCGGCCGGCGATTTCCACCCCCTGCACTTTCTTCTGCTGTGGCAAGGAGCCTCCGCCGGCCCGTGGCCGGGAAATGAGAACCCCGAGTTACTGCGAAGCTTGCACCCGCCGCGGGGAGCTCAGGGGTTGCCTGTGGCTGAGTCTATCCTCACCCGGGGGTGGTTTTCCTGGCGGCTGGAGAGCTGGAAAGCTCGGCCCGTCTTTACAGGGGTCTCGGCCCTTTGAGAACCAACCGGGACGCCACCTCCCCTGCCAGCTTTGTGTGGTTCTCCTAGCCCAGCCTTGGGCTCGCCCCGGGCTCTCGCCAGCCGCGGGCCACCTCTGTGCCAGGCTCCCGGCCCAGGGCGCGGGACGCACGCGCCGCACCTGAGTGACAAGGGCCCGCGTGAGGGGCCTGGTTTCCCCTGGCTCTGCCGCGCTCTCAGTGCCTCGTCTGCGTGAGCATCTCACGGGCAGAACCAAGCCCCCAGGAGCCGCTTCCACCGGCGCCAGCTCCAAGCCTGGCCACTCTGGGGAGCGGTTTCCAAGGCAGGATTCAGGAGCCCCGGCTCCATTAGGCCCGACCCAGGGCACTGCCAGTAGCTGCCTGAGCCGCTCAGatctgccgcccctgccgggTTCAGCTCGGGCTGAGCACAGACTCCCTGCACGTAGGAGctcatggggaggggggcaggcgggTGCGGGTCAGGGGCCCATCCTGCTCCCCACTGGCTCGGGCCCAGGAGCGCAGCGGGTAGCCAGCCAGGCGTTCGCTCCAGGCCCTCGAGTGCTGCACAGGAACCAGGGGGGACGGGCCCTTCCAAATCCAGccgcctggggctctggctgctctcAATAGCGCTGGGTCACACGGGCAGGGCGCTGGAAATGCGGCTGCCCCGGCTGAGCCACCGGCTCCGAGCCTTTGGTTCCAAACTCGGAGAACAGCTGCCATGGGTGCTAGTCCCTGCCGGCTATTCCCGCAGCGGAACTGACAGCCGAGATCTGGGCCCTGTGGGGCCGGGCGCTGCACGCACCccgggagagacagtccctgcaccaaagagctcacagtccaaagggcgggaggggaaaccgaggcacagagcggggcagAGGCTTGCCcggggtcagtggcagagctgggactggaacccaggaggCAGCACCCAACCCACACGACCTTGCTGCCCGAGGCTGTGAGCGGGTcagctcctggggggaggggggttctgaACAGGTCCCCCAGTGGCAGTGCAGCCCTTGCAGCCAGTGGAGCGAGGGatgctcctgccccctgcacgCAGGCAGGGCGTTCTCGGGACCGAGCGTTGTCCCCGGCCCATTCCTCTGTGTGGGGCTCTGCCGCCCGTCTGGAGCTGGGCACACGGCCAGGCCTCTGGGGCCGGAACCGTCACAATAAACAGAACCTGCCGGTGTGGAAACCAAACAGCCTTTGTCTTTAATGCACGTTGCTGGCGTGGGGCAAAGTTCCCAAGCTCGCTGTATGACAGCAACTCGAGAGAGCCGAGAccatcgcgccgggcgctgcccagaccccagctgagatcggggccctgtcgcgccgggcgctgcccagaccctggcCGAGAttggggccccgtcgggccgggcgccgcccagaccctggccgagatcggggccccgtcgtgccggatGCTGCCCACTGACCCTGGCCAAGATCGGGGCCCCCTCGGGCTGGGCGCCacccagaccccgactgagagccagtccctgctctcaaGAGCTAACAGTGGCGGGTGGCAGACAGGAAGCGTGAAGTTATTTTCAGAGCCGGCCACAAGTACCTGCCGTTTCCTGGCACCGTGGCCTCAAAGCAGGAATCTGGGTCAGTCTGAAAAGCGTCAGTGGGTGGAAGAGCGGCAGCTCCTCTGGAGAGGCCTGGAATAGCTGCGTCTCCCCCCCGGCCGCAGCCCGGCGGGCATCAGGGCTTCCTGCGGCACAGGAGAAAGGGGCCGGGGCCGCACCTGGCACTTAAACCCCAGCGGCTCTCTCCTCAGTGGGTCTGAGTATGatgcaccctgcccctccccgggCACTGCTCCGCCTCCAAGCGCTCTGCAAACGAGGGCTGGATCATCGGCCCCATTTTGcagcggggaaactgaggcacagagaggggaagagaggcaGAGCCAGGCCCCCCGAGTCCCAGAtcagtgctctacccactaggcccCGCTGTCCCTCGTAGCATGGGTGGGCCCAAGGGCTGCAGGGCGTCTCCTCCGCCCGGTGCTCTAGTGGCTCCTAGCGCTCGGCAGCAGGGGGTGGcccggctggctggggcagggcgctCTGTGCGGTCCGTGGGCGCAGCAGCAGGGTCTTGCCGCAGAGCCCTGCCCTCACGCCTCCCGCGGGCACCACGTAGGCCTTGCCGTCGCCTGCCCGCTTGGGGC from Mauremys mutica isolate MM-2020 ecotype Southern chromosome 15, ASM2049712v1, whole genome shotgun sequence includes the following:
- the ITPKC gene encoding inositol-trisphosphate 3-kinase C — encoded protein: MAWLLGNRLASPPPAPPPGLDASQRGGLSLRRQRERAQRGSVGPWGWQAMKQRDRSPHRNKPWKKLKSMVHWSPFVVSFKRRYPWVQLAGHAGNFKAGDYGRILKKFCPREQQCLERLMRDSLRPHVPAYFGLAQRDGECYNQMEDLLAAFETPSIMDCKMGVRTYLEEELEQARLKPRLRRDMYEKMVAVEPGAPTPEERAQRAVLKPRYMQWRESLSSSATLGFRIEGIKKADGTCSTNFKKTRLPEQVVQALGDFVDGDRTILTHYLGRLKELRAALEQSEFFTTHEVVGSSLLFVHDRTGLAKVWMIDFGKTVPLAGGQTLTHRLPWVEGNREDGYLWGLDNLIALFSTMAQD